CTCGAGCTTCAGCTTCTCGTCGAGATAGGTGTCGCGCAGCGGCGCCAGTTCGAAAATGCCGGAAATCGCCAGCCCCGCCTTCACCGCAGGATGCGCCAGCGTCACGGCGGCGAGATGCCCACCGGCCGACCAGCCCGCCACGACCAGCGGCCCCCTGACGCCATGGGCTGGCCCATGAGCCTGGAGCCAGTCGAGCGCCGCCTCGCACTCGGCGACGATCTCGCGCAGGCTGGCCTCGGGTGCCAACGTGTAGCCGGGGATCGCCACCGACCAGCCATGCGCTCTCACCCCCTCGCCGAGATTGGCGAACATCTCGCGCGAATTGCGCATCCAGTAGCCGCCATGGAAATAGACGAGGCATGGCGCCTCCGGGTTGGTGCCGGGAAAGAGATCGATCTTCGTGCGTTCGCCCGGGCCATAGGGCAGATCCATGGTGGCGGCATGGCGCGCGCGGATCACCGCCGACTGCTCGGTCCAGCGCGCGAAAGTCTCGGTCCAGGAGGGCACTGCCGCCCCATTGTTGTAGGCGGCATCGCGGAAATCCTGGGCAACGGGCGTATCGAGCGACATGGCAGGGTCCTGTGGTCACCGGCACCCGGCTCAGCAGTGGAGACCGGGGCGCGTGGCCTATCTTTCGGGGTGATTCTCGGATTGACTGAATCATCCGGTGCGCCAGCTTGCCTCGCCCGCCTGGCCCATGTCCACGAACCCGTCCGGACATGCAATTGGGACGCGATCATTCACATGTCTGGTTTCGATGAAGCTGCCTATATTGAAACCGTCAAACGTTCCTTCCCGCCCAGACTTCGCCAGTTCCTGAACATCGACTGCCCGATCAAGATCGTCGACATCGGCGCCAATCCGATTGATGGCCCTGCTCCCTATGCGCCCTTGCTGGCGGGCGGCCAGACGACGGTGGTTGGTTTCGAGCCAAATCTGGAGGCGCTTGCCAAGCTCAATCAGGTGAAGGGCCCCGGCGAAACCTATCTGCCCCACGCGGTGGCCGATGGGCAGCGCCACACGCTCCATCATTGCGCCATGCCCGGGCTGACTTCCCTGCTGGAGCCCAATCCGGCGATCTTCTCGCTGTTCTCCCAGTTCACCGCCTGGTCCAAGGTCACGCGCCGGGAGGAAGTCGACACGGTCCGGCTGGACGATGTGAACGAGACGGCCGGCCTCGATCTGCTCAAGATCGATATCCAGGGCGGCGAGCTGATGGTGTTCCAGAACGGCCTGTCGCGGCTGCAAAGCGGGCTGGTTGTTCACACCGAAGTGGAATTCCTGCCGCAATATCACGGCCAGCCGCTGTTCTCGGAAATCGAGATGTGCCTGAGGGCGCAGGGCTACATGATCCACAAACTCGAACCGCTGGTCACCCGCGACTACGCGCCGATCCTGCTCGGCAAGGACCCCTATACCGGCCACAGCCAGGTGTTCTGGGCCGATGCCAT
This region of Phreatobacter aquaticus genomic DNA includes:
- a CDS encoding alpha/beta hydrolase produces the protein MSLDTPVAQDFRDAAYNNGAAVPSWTETFARWTEQSAVIRARHAATMDLPYGPGERTKIDLFPGTNPEAPCLVYFHGGYWMRNSREMFANLGEGVRAHGWSVAIPGYTLAPEASLREIVAECEAALDWLQAHGPAHGVRGPLVVAGWSAGGHLAAVTLAHPAVKAGLAISGIFELAPLRDTYLDEKLKLELSEIADLSPQRRPVVMKPLTITYGAEELPALVANSVGFHALRTRAGAPGDLKPIGGAHHFSVLDGLLKADGDLTGMLLALG
- a CDS encoding FkbM family methyltransferase, giving the protein MSGFDEAAYIETVKRSFPPRLRQFLNIDCPIKIVDIGANPIDGPAPYAPLLAGGQTTVVGFEPNLEALAKLNQVKGPGETYLPHAVADGQRHTLHHCAMPGLTSLLEPNPAIFSLFSQFTAWSKVTRREEVDTVRLDDVNETAGLDLLKIDIQGGELMVFQNGLSRLQSGLVVHTEVEFLPQYHGQPLFSEIEMCLRAQGYMIHKLEPLVTRDYAPILLGKDPYTGHSQVFWADAIFIRDVTRLDLLTDDQILRMAVIVYDCYRSVDLALLLLREYDRRTAKGYGDRLFQVLRPLVSNQ